Proteins from a single region of Sandaracinaceae bacterium:
- a CDS encoding ferritin-like domain-containing protein: protein MGLSQDADASLDWAGLREFACLLEPAKRTVVSRLWARAAQFEHASIASFDRFSLQLLAVGSPPDLIDAAHRAALDELRHARLCFAVASAYAGRALGPGPLVVDASAFADMTFPTVLALAIEEGCVGETLAAYEAQAALGCVTQPTLQHVLGVIARDEAEHAALAYRFARWGLTAGGSAARGIVDAAFHRAVTRAQDPSQEDDALQQLADEDQNADWLRVHGQRSSLARAQARRRALVEVIEPACRDLLRAAPASHPSSDRATR, encoded by the coding sequence GTGGGGCTGAGCCAGGACGCCGACGCGTCCCTCGACTGGGCAGGCTTGCGTGAGTTCGCTTGCCTGCTCGAGCCGGCGAAGCGCACGGTCGTGAGCCGTCTGTGGGCCCGCGCAGCGCAGTTCGAGCATGCGTCCATCGCGTCGTTCGACCGCTTCTCGCTCCAGCTCCTGGCTGTGGGGTCACCTCCGGACCTGATCGATGCTGCGCACCGTGCAGCGCTCGACGAGCTCCGACACGCGCGCCTCTGCTTCGCCGTGGCGTCGGCTTACGCTGGCCGCGCGCTGGGGCCAGGGCCACTCGTCGTCGACGCGAGCGCGTTCGCCGACATGACGTTCCCCACCGTGCTGGCCCTGGCCATCGAGGAAGGTTGCGTGGGCGAGACGCTGGCGGCCTACGAGGCCCAAGCTGCCCTCGGCTGCGTGACTCAGCCAACGTTGCAGCACGTGCTGGGCGTGATCGCTCGAGACGAAGCCGAGCACGCAGCGCTCGCCTATCGCTTCGCGCGTTGGGGCCTGACGGCCGGTGGGTCTGCCGCCCGCGGCATCGTGGACGCTGCATTTCACAGGGCGGTCACACGCGCGCAGGACCCGTCGCAGGAGGACGACGCACTGCAGCAACTCGCGGATGAGGACCAGAATGCGGACTGGCTTCGAGTGCATGGCCAGCGATCGAGCCTCGCCCGTGCCCAGGCCCGCAGGCGCGCGCTCGTCGAGGTCATCGAGCCTGCGTGCCGTGACCTCCTGCGGGCAGCCCCCGCGTCGCACCCTTCATCGGATCGCGCCACTCGCTAG
- a CDS encoding DUF3829 domain-containing protein, producing MTRSTSLVALTALLSLLSATTALADARSDKLDLYIEVHNMFTTRMRANYDNYAPTLQGLPPDAPCSADSQPGRDMYSTADSTGTIDGYRRRLRRAPRLPQDRLVTAMLDAAAIQVPTWNALYDYYRRRVYTTDQCAQGNADHRRLMAAFEAYFAADAELLTFIDTESRARRARELTETERRHGRNFRFYQVSLMEQVEVMRDLLSAQALDVDALAQAADAMAAGLGEIQPRAEAAPRDVYGDLRQGGYLTFLRRIDTLVTVTRQWVALLRNPNARPNDRERSGGDFERAFRAAIQSSNGVRYSERVH from the coding sequence ATGACTCGCTCTACCTCGCTCGTCGCGTTGACGGCGCTGCTCTCGCTTCTTTCGGCAACCACCGCGCTGGCCGACGCGCGCAGCGACAAGCTGGACCTCTACATCGAAGTCCACAACATGTTCACCACGCGCATGCGGGCCAACTACGACAACTACGCGCCGACGCTGCAGGGCCTGCCGCCCGACGCGCCGTGCAGCGCCGACAGCCAGCCGGGCCGAGACATGTACTCGACGGCCGACAGCACGGGGACGATCGACGGGTACCGGCGCCGCTTGCGCCGCGCGCCGCGGTTGCCGCAAGACCGATTGGTCACGGCCATGTTGGACGCGGCAGCCATTCAGGTGCCCACCTGGAACGCTCTCTACGACTACTACCGTCGGCGCGTCTACACCACGGACCAGTGCGCGCAGGGGAACGCCGACCACCGCCGATTGATGGCTGCCTTCGAGGCGTACTTCGCGGCCGACGCGGAGCTGCTGACCTTCATCGACACCGAGAGCCGCGCGCGCCGGGCGCGCGAATTGACCGAGACCGAGCGCCGTCATGGGCGGAACTTCCGCTTCTACCAAGTCAGCCTGATGGAGCAGGTCGAGGTCATGCGCGACCTGCTCAGCGCTCAAGCCCTCGACGTGGACGCACTCGCGCAGGCGGCGGACGCCATGGCGGCGGGGCTCGGCGAGATCCAGCCGCGCGCGGAGGCCGCGCCGCGCGACGTCTACGGCGACCTCCGCCAAGGCGGCTACCTGACGTTCCTGCGTCGCATCGACACGCTGGTCACCGTCACGCGTCAGTGGGTCGCGCTGCTGCGGAACCCCAACGCCCGCCCAAACGACCGCGAGCGCAGCGGCGGCGACTTCGAGCGCGCCTTCCGCGCAGCCATCCAGTCGTCGAACGGCGTGCGCTACAGCGAGCGCGTGCACTGA